The proteins below are encoded in one region of Purpureocillium takamizusanense chromosome 11, complete sequence:
- a CDS encoding uncharacterized protein (COG:S~EggNog:ENOG503P201): protein MDLDIEMGDALESVQDAPIADFPAADDILQPDEPEEPGEVAEDEPPNDSETTAIVPTKLHVRGLDTLHTDDIKNYVKAHFGPPEHVEWIDDTSANIIFASESITREAIVALSSIEVADATALPPGESLPAKPLDGRPEIHLLVRFATQGDRKQAGAALRSRYYLLHPEHDPEERRRRHRDQRSRYRDRDSDGRAGGRRRRDSDEENIRFEASMYDDAPQPTRSRRHSDSEDHPRSYAAENRGKELFSGRSSRRDRSASPRRETSGDSDGGAYMDRRTSSSRNNRAEARSIKRRLSADNRTKELFPTKKSGRGGQLDQLERSIGSARLTEDDMPKVVATPDIPAGGAFNIRGRASQRLDGDSVFSIKGAAANSRELFPGKLGGSNAGKELLDTAGLVSHATR from the exons ATGGATCTGGACATAGAAATGGGCGACGCGCTTGAGAGCGTACAAGATGCGCCCATCGCCGACTtccctgccgccgacgacatcctc CAACCCGACGAGCCAGAAGAGCCGGGTGAGGTGGCCGAGGATGAGCCCCCAAATGACAGCGAGACCACTGCCATAGTCCCGACAAAGCTACACGTCCGCGGCTTAGACACGCTACACACGGATGACATCAAGAACTACGTCAAGGCGCACTTTGGCCCTCCCGAACACGTGGAATGGATCGACGACACGTCGGCCAACATCATCTTCGCCTCCGAATCTATAACCCGCGAAGCAATTGTCGCCCTAAGCTCCATCGAGGTTGCCGACGCCACGGCCCTTCCCCCGGGGGAGTCACTCCCCGCCAAGCCTTTAGACGGCAGGCCCGAGATACATCTCCTGGTTCGCTTTGCGACTCAGGGTGATCGGAAACAAGCAGGTGCCGCTCTACGGAGTCGATATTACCTTCTCCACCCCGAGCACGACCCAGAGgagcgtcgacgacgacacagGGACCAGCGATCAAGATATCGCGACCGAgacagcgacggccgcgcggggggacggaggcgacgtgATTCCGACGAGGAGAATATCAGGTTCGAGGCGAGCATGTACGATGACGCTCCGCAGCCGACGCGTTCCCGGCGGCATTCGGATTCGGAAGACCACCCGAGGTCATATGCCGCCGAGAACAGGGGCAAAGAATTGTTCTCGGGTCGCTCGTCAAGACGCGACAGGTCTGCCTCGCCAAGGCGGGAGACGAGTGGTGATAGTGACGGCGGGGCGTACATGGACAGAAGGACCAGCTCATCGCGCAATAACCGCGCTGAGGCTCGGAGCATCAAGAGACGCTTGTCGGCTGACAACAGAACCAAGGAGCTATTTCCGACGAAGAAGTCTGGCAGGGGTGGTCAGCTCGACCAGCTAGAGCGGTCCATCGGCTCAGCGCGGCTGACAGAAGACGACATGCCCAAGGTCGTGGCGACCCCAGACATCCCGGCAGGCGGTGCTTTCAACATTCGTGGCCGCGCAAGCCAACGGCTTGATGGCGATAGCGTCTTTTCCATCAAGGGTGCCGCGGCAAATTCCAGAGAGCTGTTCCCAGGGAAGCTTGGCGGCAGCAATGCGGGAAAGGAGTTGCTGGACACTGCTGGCCTGGTCAGTCACGCGACGCGCTAG
- a CDS encoding uncharacterized protein (EggNog:ENOG503P6G8), translating to MGSFGAAVESLVETYNRCLKLLERLHLGSSDGDGACKQRALLNNQARSDRSMVRRAYRSKLSRRGSAFELGDALATSSVKRVARKLKAALSAAINQLGRGKAGRDTLDYASLTAHSTDARKDAIRAMTSLSARLPSLDGDVRSRTGRSTASSINKKSGHHRYAKSASSSRPRTLRRRDQAVRPRPSSGNQREAQLRPPVREEKRQECGKRYSSTTSSSQSTKLGEVRSRRRRGGEQGVRGDYGTGVTYPLPYPWVDDSEAPGYERRGKGRFWGLFGRR from the exons ATGGGCAGCTTTGGCGCTGCCGTAGAGTCCCTGGTCGAGACATACAATCGATGCCTCAAACTCCTAGAGAGATTGCACCTAGGGAGCAGCGACGGAGATGGCGCCTGCAAGCAAAGGGCACTCCTGAACAACCAAGCCCGCTCTGACAGGTCCATGGTCAGGCGTGCATACCGGTCCAAGCTCTCACGTCGAGGAAGCGCGTTCGAGTTGGGCGACG cgttggcgacgtcgtcggtgaAGAGGGTAGCTAGGAAGCTCAAAGCGGCactcagcgccgccatcaaccagctcggccgcggaAAGGCTGGACGAGACACGCTCGACTACGCGTCGCTCACGGCCCATTCGACTGACGCCCGCAAAGATGCTATACGCGCCATGACGAGCTTGTCCGCGCGATTGCCGTccctggacggcgacgtcagGTCGCGCACTGGCAGAAGCACCGCCTCATCGATCAACAAGAAGTCTGGCCATCATCGCTATGCCaagagcgcatcgtcgtcgcggccgagaACCTTGAGGAGGCGGGATCAGGCTGTGCGACCACGTCCGAGCAGCGGGAACCAGCGCGAGGCGCAGCTGCGCCCCCCGGTAAGGGAAGAGAAGCGTCAAGAATGCGGAAAAAGGTactcatcgacgacgtcctcgtcgcagAGCACCAAGCTCGGAGAGGTCAGGTcaagacgccggcgaggcggcgagcaagGGGTTCGTGGTGACTATGGTACTGGAGTTACATATCCTCTGCCGTATCCGTGGGTCGACGATAGTGAGGCGCCTGGCTACGAAAGGAGGGGCAAGGGACGCTTCTGGGGGTTATtcgggcggcgatga
- the srp72 gene encoding Signal recognition particle subunit SRP72 (COG:J~EggNog:ENOG503NWFW) has protein sequence MPQDPATVLAALLRAATIDDHEEVLRAANAAIKANRADVGAQHTRVVALLKLDRFDDVIRAISEGGVKVESRCALEQAYALYKLGKLDEAAALLKSFGLEKRSFSHVASQVAYRAERFGEAELIYRRLLTSGDALQEENDLNINLRATLAQAEWQGSLTAAGSTADQAQDTFELCYNAACAYIAKGALDTAGTLLQRAAKLCDASEDLTEADKKAELKPILAQQAYVHAKLGNTQRALELYRSLDVDGDADPDFVVVAQNNKAALEAKPPNPFLLQRQVATWLSGAIDAKLSNYQSTVLSRNQSVVDILAQKGDGVRERTRKLLDQARRPTIRRDVNYNAVIRAATETQGLADKDALRELASLSKKYPSNVGLVLIAVQLLLKRKSRGAALSVLESFFARLDKSDQEQDLEVRFSPGLVALAVSLMRTQGRATSAKSELIKAATYWRDRPVGASSSLLREAGVELSRSSDAGDLSLAASAFQRLHAENKDDPVVTAGLVASLAASDVAKVEHHAAQLPPVQALVEGINVEGLIRAGVAGTAGSAAPTKKRPAPEETSDEKAAKKRRRRRLPKNYVAGRAPDPERWLPLRDRSTYRPKGKKGKKKAGESTQGGIVKEEETLDLVGGGGVKVEKASASNPSKKKKKGKK, from the exons ATGCCTCAAGACCCCGCGACTGTTCTCGCCGCCCTGTTGCGCGCAGCAACAATCGACGATCACGAAGAGGTGCTCAGGGCCGCCAACGCTGCCATCAAGGCCAACCGTGCCGATGTGGGCGCTCAACACACTCGTGTAGTTGCCCTGCTTAAACTTGaccgcttcgacgacgtcatACGCGCCATATCCGAGGGCGGGGTCAAGGTCGAATCTCGCTGCGCTCTTGAGCAGGCGTACGCCCTGTACAAGCTTGGCAAgctcgacgaagcggccgccctgctcaaATCATTCGGCTTGGAGAAGCGCAGCTTCAGTCATGTCGCCTCTCAGGTTGCTTACCGCGCCGAGAGGttcggcgaggccgagctcatcTACAGGCGGCTGCTCACCTCGGGCGATGCATTGCAGGAAGAGAACGACCTGAACATCAATTTGCGGGCGACATTGGCTCAGGCCGAGTGGCAAGGAAGCTTGACTGCTGCCGGATCGACTGCCGACCAAGCACAGGACACCTTCGAGCTTTGCTATAACGCTGCGTGCGCTTACATTGCCAAGGGAGCTCTTGACACGGCTGGAACCCTGCTtcagcgcgccgccaagctgtGCGACGCGTCTGAGGACTTGACTGAAGCCGACAAGAAGGCTGAACTGAAGCCCATTCTTGCCCAGCAGGCATATGTGCATGCCAAACTTGGAAACACCCAGCGGGCACTGGAGCTGTATCGGTCGCTGGATGTCGATGG CGATGCGGACCCTGACTTTGTCGTTGTGGCACAAAACAATAAGGCTGCGCTCGAGGCGAAGCCGCCGAACCCATTCCTTCTTCAACGCCAAGTTGCTACGTGGCTGTCTGGCGCTATTGATGCCAAACTATCCAACTACCAATCCACCGTACTATCCAGAAATCAGTCTGTGGTTGACATTCTGGCGCAAAAGGGTGACGGAGTGCGAGAAAGGACACGCAAGTTACTGGAccaagctcgtcggcctACGATACGGCGGGACGTCAACTATAACGCAGTGATAAGAGCCGCAACGGAGACTCAGGGCCTTGCCGACAAGGATGCTCTCCGAGAGCTTGCGTCCCTGTCCAAGAAGTATCCCAGCAATGTTGGCCTTGTGCTCATAGCCGTCCAACTGCTCCTGAAGCGCAAgagccgcggcgcagcgttGTCTGTGCTTGAGTCTTTCTTCGCTCGACTGGACAAGAGTGACCAAGAGCAGGATCTCGAAGTGCGGTTCAGCCCAGGTCTAGTTGCCCTCGCAGTATCCCTTATGCGAACCCAAGGCCGTGCCACCTCTGCCAAGTCGGAGCTGATCAAGGCCGCTACATACTGGCGGGATCGCCCTGTTGGCGCGTCATCTTCGCTTCTGAGAGAGGCCGGGGTGGAATTGTCGAGGTCATCTGACGCGGGCGACCTGTCGCTGGCTGCTTCGGCCTTCCAGAGACTTCACGCGGAGAACAAGGACGACCCTGTGGTCACTGCAGGTTTGGTCGCCTCCCTGGCTGCGTCTGATGTAGCCAAAGTCGAACACCACGCCGCTCAGCTGCCGCCGGTCCAGGCCTTGGTCGAAGGGATAAATGTCGAAGGGCTCATCCGTGCTGGGGTTGCCGGAACtgccggcagcgccgcgcccacgaAAAAGAGACCAGCTCCGGAGGAAACTAGCGACGaaaaggcggccaagaagcgccgAAGAAGGAGGCTGCCCAAGAACTACGTCGCGGGTAGAGCCCCCGATCCGGAACGGTGGCTGCCCCTCCGAGACCGCTCCACATACCGGCCCAAGGGCAAaaaggggaagaagaaggctgGTGAGTCAACGCAAGGCGGAATcgtcaaggaggaggagacgctGGACCTTGTGGGAGGGGGTGGTGTCAAGGTGGAGAAGGCGTCTGCTTCAAACCCAtcgaagaagaaaaagaagggCAAGAAATAG
- a CDS encoding uncharacterized protein (COG:U~EggNog:ENOG503NW3N) has protein sequence MPFLRRRANMASETDMRRHTAVAGPSASDDTDADAARHDAVAPVAVPALDAPKSNPAQPSKQKKHTTQPAIEDAGNSLSRNASHESDFTANRPDTPPSPQPELSRHKRFSVLRFRNASDSQLSLRAKQQAENPPPLPRPPAIITTAPTNDITGPKKMSSRMNLAAKFRRSNDVPRDGHRPPGASLRKSFTDDRGRSSLATLDEPASPRPSVQSISASNGTSLTTINNRQSESSRSDASSNDRISHPSPATTPKKSQPSIPFFKLRRTKKAPEPLFPFAHLQQSSSRLAAESSTSLRVGSTPRPASAQSATTPRAHTERCADGPGTQASPAAGLFPRGNDLHSDHSSPTRITMLRGRSSTMSSVGRNSTDEHLLPPTTRTSTSTGRKSFGDLLGLSRIRQNSELSRQGSLTPVTPGSITSKSNSLQLSRSSVALPERLEDESPTKYLARLEDTVSRRVIASALSKGTDPFSAAVLRSYMRSFGFFGDPMDMAIRKLLMEAELPKETQQIDRCLQAFANRYHECNPGIYSSPDQAYFIAFSLLILHTDVFNKNNKHKMQKSDYLKNTRGEGIFDDVLECFYDNISYTPFIHMEDDLDLSPERVNSGKTKKKQLLPGNPGDAAKRAAKEPIDPYTLILDGNLDALRPNLKDAMHLDDHYNYLGTATCLNLKDLQNTFFKTGVLQIVSARSRPDAFMSEKTATNPEDAHPGIVDIKITKVGLLWRKDSKKRKTRSPWQEWGAILTGAQLYFFRNTSWVKNLMHQYEHHVKVGNDGIPIIFKPPLEEFKPDALISTHGAVALMDSTYKKHKNAFVYVRQGGLDEVLLADSEEERNDWLAKLNYAAAFRTSGIRMRGVVGGNYDGQGRRGIRRLDSSDATQLVQTPTGLVSIARGKIDHKMAEDIQTARRDGMQQKIAEAEQKVEEAQKQLEEQLRNARHLQILAPIQPRTREQLLSAAARQSAQLKWTRMEIWREKCHRDILIQDLADDRPATASTVATSPSKVRMESETASVAAPLSMPTRLESKAKRQNSTDRTRPPTDSSLARSLSTAAAEEDTSLSSKDSSPATPQASTKPRPPSRDVGHAVPDMRSPRHGSVSSITTSPIQSPVSVSQSLRPLSRDGRNPTASNSADTNHDDVDASERDFLKQAGLWEARSTRGSVDKGTVSTSADSTEHVAPAERDRLERSKIRRSLQRTLRDGAGHLSHHRSRRGREHAHGTSSEDAPQETMLSRGTGSFVVHGKKASVINIGTEIQNMTHDEKILARKQQQPPQQQEQVVSPASFDEEPEDAYHSAPETPSESNESNGRRESAASVSTTTARSFRELHRKYSSAQAARSVSAGGRLVVPSDGESEAAVSFSDGRRSPLPLIETASESEGDGDEAGAKTNEELGSRLKTARDPTKDEHDSGDEIDPPAGRGRRSSLPAEMMTA, from the exons ATGCCTTttcttcgccgtcgagccAATATGGCCAGCGAGACCGATATGCGACGTCAcactgccgtcgccgggccTAGCGCTTCCGACGACActgatgccgatgccgcccgccatgatgccgtcgctcccgtcgccgtgcccgcaCTAGACGCTCCGAAGAGCAATCCCGCGCAACCTTCGAAGCAAAAGAAACACACAACTCAACCAGCCATCGAGGATGCCGGCAACTCCCTGTCCCGCAACGCGAGCCACGAGTCCGACTTTACCGCCAATCGTCCTGATACTCCCCCGAGTCCACAGCCCGAGCTTAGCAGGCACAAGCGCTTCTCTGTCTTGCGCTTCCGCAACGCCTCCGACTCCCAGTTGTCTCTCAGGGCAaagcagcaggccgagaaTCCTCCACCTCTGCCCCGAC CTCcggccatcatcacgacTGCACCGACCAATGACATCACAGGCCCGAAGAAAATGTCCTCTCGCATGAATTTGGCGGCCAAGTTTCGACGCTCTAATGACGTTCCGCGTGATGGCCACAGGCCGCCAGGTGCTTCGCTCAGGAAATCCTTCACGGACGACAGGGGCAGATCATCGCTGGCTACATTGGACGAACCGGCATCTCCCCGACCATCAGTACAGTCAATATCTGCTTCGAATGGCACATCCCTCACTACAATTAACAATCGCCAATCGGAGTCGTCGAGGTCTGACGCAAGCTCAAACGATCGCATATCTCACCCGAGCCCGGCTACCACTCCCAAGAAGTCGCAGCCCTCCATCCCCTTCTTTAAGCTTCGCAGGACGAAGAAGGCCCCTGAGCCGCTTTTCCCCTTCGCACATTTGCAACAGAGTTCCTCTCGTTTGGCTGCAGAATCCTCGACTTCCCTCCGGGTCGGCTCGACTCCTCGCCCGGCCTCGGCACAGAGCGCCACCACGCCTCGCGCTCATACCGAGAGGTGCGCAGACGGCCCCGGAACTCAGGCGTCGCCTGCCGCGGGCCTTTTCCCTCGTGGAAATGACCTTCACTCGGATCATTCCTCTCCGACAAGAATTACCATGCTACGAGGCAGGTCGTCTACCATGAGCTCCGTAGGGCGAAACTCGACCGACGAACACCTTCTTCCCCCTACCACACGGACGTCTACGTCAACAGGCCGGAAGAGTTTCGGAGATCTGCTTGGCTTGAGCCGCATACGACAAAACTCCGAACTGAGTCGACAGGGGTCCCTGACTCCCGTGACGCCAGGCTCCATCACATCAAAGAGCAACTCTCTTCAGCTGTCCAGGAGCTCTGTTGCGTTGCCTGAACGACTTGAGGATGAGTCGCCAACCAAATACCTTGCACGCCTTGAGGACACTGTCAGTCGAAGGGTCATCGCCTCAGCCTTGTCAAAGGGCACGGACCCgttctccgccgccgtcctaAGAAGCTACATGCGCAGCTTCGGCTTCTTTGGCGATCCAATGGATATGGCGATCCGCAAGTTATTAATGGAAGCCGAGCTCCCCAAAGAAACACAGCAGATAGATCGCTGCTTACAGGCATTTGCAAACCGTTATCATGAATGCAACCCTGGCATCTACAGCTCGCCTGATCAAGCATACTTCATCGCGTTCTCGCTTCTCATTCTTCACACAGATGTCTtcaacaagaacaacaagCACAAGATGCAGAAGTCGGACTACTTGAAAAACACGCGCGGTGAAGGCATCTTCGATGATGTTCTGGAATGCTTCTACGACAACATATCATACACGCCCTTTATCCACATGGAGGATGATCTCGATCTCAGCCCAGAGCGTGTCAACTCGGGCAAGACCAAAAAGAAGCAGCTCCTCCCGGGGAACCCCGGGGACGCTGCTAAGcgcgcggccaaggagcCCATAGACCCCTATACACTGATACTGGACGGTAATCTCGATGCGCTGCGGCCGAATCTCAAGGACGCGATGCACTTGGACGATCACTACAATTACCTTGGAACGGCAACCTGTCTCAACCTCAAAGATTTGCAGAACACTTTTTTCAAGACAGGAGTACTGCAGATCGTATCGGCGCGTTCTCGACCCGATGCGTTCATGTCGGAAAAGACAGCCACAAACCCGGAAGACGCTCATCCCGGCATCGTGGACATCAAGATAACCAAGGTTGGCTTGCTATGGCGCAAAGACTCAAAGAAGAGAAAGACACGATCGCCATGGCAAGAATGGGGTGCCATTCTCACGGGTGCCCAGCTGTACTTCTTCCGCAATACAAGCTGGGTGAAGAACCTCATGCATCAGTACGAACATCACGTCAAGGTTGGTAACGATGGCATTCCCATCATCTTCAAACCACCGCTGGAGGAGTTTAAGCCAGATGCGTTGATATCTACTCACGGCGCTGTTGCGTTGATGGATTCCACCTACAAGAAGCACAAGAACGCATTTGTCTACGTCAGACAGGGCGGGCTTGATGAGGTCCTCCTCGCAGACAGTGAGGAAGAGCGGAACGACTGGCTGGCCAAACTCAACTACGCCGCTGCATTTAGGACGTCTGGAATCCGgatgcgcggcgtcgtcggaggCAATTACGATGGCCAGGGCCGGAGGGGTATCAGGCGTCTCGACAGCTCTGACGCCACCCAGCTTGTGCAGACGCCCACTGGACTTGTGTCCATTGCGCGAGGTAAGATTGACCACAAGATGGCAGAGGACATTCAGACGGCTCGAAGGGACGGAATGCAACAGAAGATTGCGGAAGCAGAGCAAAAGGTGGAGGAAGCCCAAAAGCAACTGGAAGAGCAACTTCGAAACGCCCGTCATTTGCAGATCCTAGCTCCGATCCAACCCAGAACCAGGGAGCAGCTACTGTCTGCTGCCGCGCGCCAGTCGGCCCAGCTGAAGTGGACGAGAATGGAGATTTGGAGAGAAAAATGCCATCGAGACATTCTGATTCAAGACCTCGCAGACGACAGGCCAGCAACCGCATCGACAGTGGCGACCTCGCCATCCAAAGTCCGCATGGAGTCTGAGACGGCTTCGGTTGCGGCACCACTATCGATGCCTACACGGCTCGAGTCAAAGGCAAAGCGGCAAAACTCCACCGATAGAACTCGCCCTCCCACAGACTCAAGTCTCGCCCGCTCCCTCAGCACCGCTGCAGCGGAGGAGGACACCAGTCTGTCCTCCAAAGATTCGTCGCCGGCAACACCGCAAGCCAGCACGAAACCTCGTCCGCCATCGCGTGATGTTGGTCATGCTGTGCCCGACATGCGGAGTCCGCGCCATGGATCCGTTTCAAGcatcaccacctcgcccATCCAATCTCCAGTCTCCGTGTCTCAATCATTGCGTCCTCTGTCTCGTGATGGACGGAATCCCACAGCATCCAATAGTGCCGACACGAACCacgatgatgtcgatgcTTCTGAGCGCGACTTCTTGAAGCAAGCTGGACTGTGGGAGGCCAGGTCTACGAGGGGGTCTGTGGACAAAGGGACTGTTTCCACTTCGGCAGACAGCACAGAACACGTCGCTCCTGCTGAGCGCGACCGGCTCGAGAGGAGCAAGATCAGGCGCAGCCTCCAGCGCACACTTAGAGATGGCGCAGGCCACCTTTCACATCATCGCAGTCGCCGAGGGAGGGAACACGCGCATGGTACCTCATCAGAGGATGCTCCTCAAGAGACCATGCTGTCCCGTGGGACTGGGAGTTTCGTCGTGCACGGCAAGAAGGCATCTGTCATCAATATTGGGACCGAGATCCAGAACATGACACACGACGAAAAGATCCTCGCTcgaaagcagcagcagccaccccAGCAGCAAGAACAAGTAGTCTCACCGGCTTCATTTGACGAAGAACCCGAAGATGCTTATCACTCTGCGCCAGAGACACCATCCGAATCGAACGAATCGAATGGTCGACGAGaatccgccgccagcgtcagCACTACCACAGCGCGGAGCTTCAGGGAGCTTCACCGCAAGTACTCCTCTGCACAGGCAGCCAGGAGCGTTTCAGCTGGTGGAAGGCTAGTGGTGCCATCTGATGGTGAAAGCGAGGCTGCCGTGAGCTTCTCAGACGGACGCCGATCGCCTCTTCCTCTAATCGAGACGGCATCGGAGTCGGAAGGTGATggagacgaggcgggcgcaaAAACGAACGAAGAGCTCGGTTCGCGACTCAAAACGGCTCGTGATCCAACAAAAGACGAGCATGATAGTGGCGATGAGATCGACccaccggccggccggggtcGTCGTTCAAGCTTACCGGCAGAGATGATGACAGCGTGA
- the ECM14 gene encoding Putative metallocarboxypeptidase ecm14 (SECRETED:SignalP(1-26~SECRETED:cutsite=VAA-AG~SECRETED:prob=0.7684)~COG:E~MEROPS:MER0003908~EggNog:ENOG503NXUQ), translating into MKAKAAGLAVSSVALLLLLPLPEVAAAGIGSYPDHSSPHSESRHTRLFPLLTKLRDGTVEFFFGRHPTKAAQIAANPSSVRAKYTDELVLRFNVSTADEEAALSDAATRLFLDVWAFTGDYVDIRLHADEVGPLLGLLPTSLRSSHSTLIADLASTVYRSLASSGDRAATEVDGVPWAPVASLNSGDNLFFQDYQPLPVVVRWMRLLEAMFPSYVKYTVIGKSFEGREIPALRVGLSGTPNVKEPRKTIVVTGGLHAREWISTSTVNYLAWSFITSFGKERMITKLLEHYDIVFVPAVNPDGIEYTWQVDRLWRKSRQETSIRFCRGLDLDHAFGYEWDGSKAQNDPCSESYGGEQPFQAVEAIQLATWARNETLHNVQFVGLLDLHSYSQQVLFPYSFSCAIDPPNLENLQEVATGISKAIRISNGESYSVTSACEGAVAADESQRDKVRQRVESGGGSAIDWFYHEMRAHFSYQIKLRDTGSYGFLLPKEQIIPTGEEMFNAMKYFGDYLLGNNGIERFEDKAAESVSHPSTLDGGDDSTSNHELRRRRARR; encoded by the coding sequence ATgaaggccaaggcggccggcctcgcggtATCTTCagtcgcgctgctgctgctgctgccgctgccagaggtggcggcagcgggcatCGGATCGTATCCCGACCACTCCTCACCGCACAGCGAGAGTCGCCACACCCGGCTGTTCCCACTCCTCACCAAGCTTCGCGACGGCACTGTCGAGTTCTTCTTTGGCCGCCATCCGACGAAAGCTGCCCAGatcgccgccaaccccaGTTCCGTGCGCGCCAAGTACACTGACGAACTCGTCCTGCGCTTCAACGTCAGCACCGCGGACGAGGAAGCAGCCCTCTCTGATGCCGCTACACGACTTTTCCTTGACGTCTGGGCGTTCACGGGTGACTATGTTGACATTCGTCTTCACGCCGATGAGGTCGGACCGCTGCTGGGCCTCCTCCCCACCTCCCTCCGGTCGTCCCATTCGACTCTGATTGCCGATTTGGCCTCAACTGTGTATCGATCATTGGCGTCCTCCGGCGATCGCGCCGCAACAGAAGTTGATGGTGTCCCCTGGGCGCCGGTGGCATCCCTGAACAGCGGCGACAACCTCTTCTTCCAAGACTACCAACCGCtacccgtcgtcgtccgctggatgcgcctcctcgaggccatgtTTCCTTCTTACGTCAAGTATACCGTCATTGGCAAATCGTTTGAAGGCCGGGAAATCCCTGCATTGCGCGTCGGGCTATCGGGAACCCCAAATGTCAAGGAGCCTCGAAAGACGATCGTGGTTACCGGCGGCTTACACGCGAGGGAGTGGATCTCGACGAGCACGGTCAACTATCTGGCTTGGTCTTTCATTACTTCGTTTGGCAAGGAGCGCATGATCACCAAGCTCCTGGAGCACTACGACATCGTCTTCGTGCCCGCTGTCAACCCAGATGGAATTGAGTACACGTGGCAGGTCGATCGTCTTTGGCGCAAGTCCCGCCAGGAGACCAGCATTCGCTTTTGTCGCGGGTTGGACCTAGATCATGCTTTCGGGTATGAGTGGGACGGATCCAAGGCCCAGAACGACCCTTGTTCAGAGAGCtatggcggcgagcagcctTTCcaagccgtcgaggccatccaGCTTGCTACGTGGGCGCGCAACGAGACTTTGCATAACGTACAGTTTGTCGGTCTCCTCGATCTCCACTCTTATTCGCAGCAGGTTCTTTTCCCCTATTCGTTCTCGTGCGCGATTGATCCCCCGAACCTGGAGAACCTGCAAGAGGTTGCGACGGGCATTTCCAAGGCCATACGGATATCCAACGGGGAGTCGTACTCGGTCACCTCGGCATGCGAGGGAGCAGTGGCTGCAGACGAGTCACAACGAGACAAGGTTCGGCAACGCGTCGAGTCGGGCGGTGGTTCTGCCATCGACTGGTTCTACCACGAGATGCGCGCGCATTTCAGCTACCAGATCAAGCTGCGAGACACCGGCTCCTACGGCTTTTTGCTCCCCAAAGAGCAGATCATCCCGACGGGTGAGGAAATGTTCAACGCGATGAAGTACTTTGGGGATTATTTGCTGGGCAACAACGGGATCGAGAGATTTGAAgacaaggcggcggagagTGTGTCGCATCCCTCAACGTTAGATGGAGGTGACGACAGCACAAGCAACCACGAATTGAGGAGGCGACGCGCACGCAGGTAA
- a CDS encoding Glutathione transferase (EggNog:ENOG503P5M6~TransMembrane:1 (o12-30i)~COG:I) → MPFVLELPDQYGLVLAAATATFFINTLHFTRTSKFRKASGIKYPNAYASAEQADKDPNAYRFNCAQRAHANFTENHVSFLGALLVAGLRYPFPAAVLGAGWGLSRVLYLLGYTSSAGPKGREIGAVGSFLCDALLKLTAAYTSAMLVMGGN, encoded by the exons atgcctttcgtccttgagctcccCGACCAGTACGG TCTcgttctcgccgccgcgaccgccacATTCTTCATCAACACCCTCCACTTCACCCGCACCAGCAAGTTCCGCAAGGCCAGCGGCATCAAGTACCCCAATGCCTACGCCTCCGCCGAGCAAGCCGACAAGGACCCCAACGCCTATCGTTTCAACTGCG CTCAACGCGCTCATGCCAATTTCACCGAGAACCACGTctccttcctcggcgccctgctcgtTGCCGGTCTCCGCTACCCCTTCCCTGCTGCCGTCCTTGGAGCCGGCTGGGGCCTGTCGAGAGTTCTATACCTGCTTGGTTATACCAGCTCTGCTGGTCCCAAGGGCCGGGAAAT cggcgccgtgggctcATTCCTATGCGACGCATTGCTCAAGCTCACCGCGGCCTACACCTCAGCCATGCTTGTCATGGGTGGCAACTAA